One window of the Rhipicephalus sanguineus isolate Rsan-2018 chromosome 4, BIME_Rsan_1.4, whole genome shotgun sequence genome contains the following:
- the LOC119390275 gene encoding structure-specific endonuclease subunit slx1 — translation MQVEQFYGCYLLYCTNPKYKGHTYIGFTVDPNRRIKQHNKGFKAGGAWRTSRKGPWDMALIVHGFPNEISALRFEWAWQHPDRSRRLSHVGKKLRTESRFAYAFRVVSHMLRAVPWVRLPLTIQWLMEDYQLDFKPDLRPPLHMAIAYGPVKAVRAPATRDSLDSALATLACAVCGGPLERKRSLAECPYPECIAVSHLCCLARLFLKSEPNQTIPVGGNCPDCCNWLLWGDVVRHNRCNYVNSTAAHVAQSGGR, via the exons ACGGTTGCTACCTGCTCTACTGCACCAATCCCAAGTACAAGGGGCACACTTACATTGGATTCACGGTGGACCCAAATCGACGTATTAAGCAGCACAATAAGGGATTCAAAGCCGGAGGAGCGTGGCGCACCAGCCGTAAAGGACCATG GGACATGGCATTGATTGTACACGGTTTCCCAAATGAGATATCTGCCCTGCGA TTTGAATGGGCTTGGCAGCACCCAGACCGATCTCGCCGCCTCAGCCACGTTGGAAAGAAGCTTCGTACAGAAAGCCGTTTCGCATATGCATTCAGGGTGGTCTCTCATATGCTAAGGGCCGTCCCATGGGTCAGACTGCCACTTACAATACAATGGCTCATGGAAGACTATCAGCTTGACTTTAAG CCCGACTTGAGACCACCACTTCACATGGCCATCGCATACGGACCTGTCAAGGCTGTTCGTGCTCCCGCCACACGTGACTCTCTTGACAGTGCCCTCGCAACACTGGCATGCGCCGTGTGCGGTGGGCCACTGGAGCGGAAGAGAAGCCTAGCCGAGTGCCCGTACCCCGAATGTATCGCCGTTTCCCATCTCTGCTGCCTCGCTCGGCTTTTCCTCAAAAGCGAGCCCAATCAGACCATACCAGTGGGTGGCAATTGCCCAGACTGCTGCAACTGGTTGCTCTGGGGTGACGTGGTGCGGCACAACAGGTGCAACTACGTGAATTCGACAGCTGCCCACGTTGCACAAAGTGGTGGACGTTGA